The following nucleotide sequence is from Novipirellula galeiformis.
AAGCGCACGCGATGGTTTCAGCGTCGATCGAAGCCTATGCTGCCACCAAAGATCCATTTTGGAACGAGCAAGCTCACTTCGCATTCGATTGGTTTCTGGGACGCAACGATCTTGGTCAACCGATCTACGACGCGTCCACCGGCGGATGCTTTGATGGCTTAATGGAGCACCAAGTCAACCAGAACCAAGGTGCCGAATCCACGCTCGCGTTCTTACTGTCGCTGGTCGAAATGCGCGGCTTAAGCGCAACGATGCGAATCATCTCTACTCCCACCTAGACGAATTGCACGTGCACATTAAACGAACCGGAATCGTTCTCTCGCCCAATAAACAACGCGTCGTGTTGCGACCGTTCCAGCCGCCCGGCGACGACCGCGTGCTGCGTGTGATCGCTCGCGTGTGCACGTTGTCCGAACACGAAGTCGACACGTTGCTTGCAAAGGTGCTCGAGGAATTCCATGGACGGCATCAAAAACCCAAGGCGTTTTTTGAGCGGCGATTCCGCGATCTTCGCCATCACCTCCTGACCGATACGCCTCTGACCGAAAATCGACGCCTGCTACTGGGCGCCTACTTCACCCAAGAATACGCCTTGGAATCGGCCGCCTTGTTCAATCCCTCGCTGGTGTGGCATCCCGACCAGACGAATTTGCCGCCGGGTTCGCGGCGGTTCGCGATGAGTTTGCGAGCGGTTGGCGAAGGACACATTTCGTCCATCGTGTTTCGCAGCGGTACGATTAGCCGCGACGTGCAAATCACCGTTGATGAACCCGTGCGATTCGTTACGACGCCACGCTTTGTCCCAGATTCCAGTTACGAGAACGATCTCTTCCGTCGCAAACTAATCGAGTTGGGCCTAGGAACTCCCTTCACCTACGAAGTGTTGTCGGAGTTGCCCACCGAATTTACGCTCGATCAACTTGAAACACAGCTGAAGTCATCGCTTCGCGAGCACCGCTCACATCACGACGAACTCGCCCCCTTGGTCGAGCAAGTCGTCATGTTGGCGAAATCAAATTACGAGATCCAGTACACCCCCGATCATGATCTCTCGGAGCGTCTGGTGTTTCCCTTCAGTCCGACGGAATCCAATGGGATCGAAGATGCCCGATTTGTGCACTTTCAGCACGATGACGGCAGCAGCCGGTACTACGCGACCTACAGCGCTTACGACGGTCGGATGGTTTTGCCACAACTATTGGAAACCAAAGACTTTCTGCGATTCAAAATGCACACCCTCAATGGTCCCGCGGTTTCCAACAAAGGAATGGCGTTGTTTCCAAGGAAGATCAATGGCCATTACGCAATGCTGGGGCGACAAGACGGCGAGCATTTGCACTTGATGTATTCGGACATGCTCTATTTTTGGCACACCAGCGAATTGATCATCAAGCCCACCAATCCCTGGGAATACGTGCAAATGGGCAATTGCGGATCGCCGATCGAAACGGACGCTGGTTGGCTCGTACTGACGCATGGCGTCGGCGCTATGCGCAAGTATTGCATTGGCGCGGTGCTGCTGGACCTGGAGGATCCGTCCAAAATTCTCGCACGATTACATGAGCCGCTAATTACTTCCAACGAAGTCGAACGCGAAGGCTATGTTCCCAATGTCGTCTATAGCTGCGGCGCGATCGTGTACGAAAACCATCTCGTTATCCCCTACGCCATGTCGGACTACGCCACGACGTTTGGCACGATCGAACTCAACAAACTGATGTCGTTAATGTCATAATGGGGGCGGTTCCTGCCAGCCATCGTTGATAATGCGTTAGAGGCGACCGGCTCAGATTGCCCCTACCTCTACTTGGCCATTCCAATGAACGGAGATCGATCGACATGGATTGCCAAAGCCAAAAGTCGCCTCCCTGGTGGGAAACGGGAGTAATCTATCAGATCTATCCCCGATCGTTTCAGGATAGTGATGGGGACGGGGTGGGGGACCTTGCCGGGATCGAGTCGCGGCTGGATTATCTCGTCGATCTTGGGGTTGATGCGATTTGGCTCTCCCCCATTTTCCCTTCACCCATGGCTGATTTCGGATACGACGTTGCGGATTATTGCGACATCGATCCGATGTTCGGAGATCTCGCCGGGTTCGACCGGCTGCTTGAGGCGGTTCACACGCGGGGGCTAAAGCTGTTGCTCGATTTCGTTCCCAATCATACCTCCGACCAACATCCATGGTTCATCGAAAGCCGGGCATCGCGAGAGAATCCAAAACGCGATTGGTATATTTGGCGTGATCCAGCGCCCGGCGGAGGCCCACCCAACAATTGGATCAGCGACTTTGGGGGCTCGTCTTGGGAGTGGGACGCAATGACCGGCCAATACTACCTTCACGCTTTCCTCAAAGAACAACCCGACCTCAATTGGCGTCATCCCGAGCTGCGTGAAGCGATGATGGGGGTGCTACGATTCTGGTTCGACCGCGGAGTGGACGGATTCCGAATGGACGTGCTCTGGCACATCATCAAGGACGCGGCCCTCCGCGATAATCCGATCAACCCAGACTGGACGCCCAACCGCACTCAGCGAGACCGTTTGATTCAGCTTCATTCAACCGACCAACCCGCCGCCCACGAAATTGCGGCTGAGTTTCGTGCGTTGGCAGATCATTATGGCGACCGCGTTCTGATCGGCGAGATCAGTTTGCCCAACGATCGTCTCGCCCGTTGGTACGGCACCCCGGACCGGCCTCAGGTGCATGTGCCGGTCAACTTCCACCTCATTGAACACGCCTGGAACGCCGAGTCGCTCCGACACATGATTGCGGACTACGAAGCCTCGCTTCCCGCATTCGGATGGCCCAATTGGGTCGTTGGCAGCCACGATGCTAAGCGGATCGCCGCCCGCGTTGGCGAAGCACAAGCCCGAGTCGCAGCGATGCTTTTGTTGACCCTGCGTGGCACGCCGACGATGTACCAGGGCGACGAAATCGGCATCGGTGAGGTGCCCATTCCTCGCGATCGAGTGCGAGACCCACAAGATCTGCGGCAACCGGACATCGGGATTGGTCGTGATCGCTCACGCACACCGATGCCATGGGATGACTCGGACTATGCGGGATTCAGCAAGGTCGATCCGTGGCTTCCGCTCAACGAGGATTGGCCCATTCGGAATGTTACGACTCAGCACCAGGACTGCAACTCACTTCTGTCTCTCTACCGAACTCTGCTATCGCTACGCCGAAGACACGCCGCGCTGTCGATTGGTGCTCTCGTGTTGGTCGATTCCGCAGAAGACGTGCTTGCCTTCGAGCGACATCATGACGACGAACGACTGCGGATCGCGTTAAATCTTGGCAACCACGCCCGCCCGCTACCACGATTCGCGTCGCTGCCAACCGACGCTCACCCCGCTGAAGTTCTTTGCTCGACGTTAGGGGAACCCCACTCTGCGTTTCGCCCTTGGGACGGCGTGCTTGCGCCAAACGAAGGTCTCATTATGCGATGAAGCGTGGCATCGATTTCCAGCCAGTCAATGCCGAGCCGGCGGATTGGGAGCCGATCTCAGATACCAACCTGCTGTTTTTTCCCAAAAACACAACCGAAAGACGAAACACTCTGATGCGTATAGCGATGCTGGCTCCGATCGCGTGGCGAACACCTCCCCGAGCCTACGGCCCTTGGGAACTCGTCACCAGCATGTTGACCGAGGCACTCGTCAAGCGTGGCGTCGATGTGACGCTGTTCGCGACACTTGATAGCGAGACGACGGGAACACTCGATGGCGTGGTCCCGGCGCCGTATGGAGACGATGCATCGATCGACGCAAAGGTCTGGGAGTTCCGTCATCTGGCCCACCTGTTTGAACAAGCCGACCGGTTCGATCTGATCCACAACCAAGCGGACTTTCCCGCCCACGCATTCGCTAGACTGATTGACACCCCGATGGTCACAACGATTCATGGTTTCTCGTCCGACCGTATCTTGCCGATGTATCGGGAGTACCAAAACGAGGTCCACTACGTCGCCATCAGCGATGCCGATCGCCAACCCAACCTGCGTTATGCCGCGACCATTCATCACGGCATCCCATTGGATGATTTTCCGTTCAATCCAAACGCCAACGATGATCTGCTCTTCTTCGGGCGAATCCATCCCGACAAAGGCGCTGCGGAGGCGATCGCAGTCGCCCGCGGCAGCGGGCGACACTTGCACATCTATGGCATCGTACAGGACAACGCGTACTATCAAACGCAAGTCGTGCCAGCCGATGACGGTGTGTACGCCACTTATCACGGGGTGGTCGGAGGCACGAACCGGCTAAATGCACTGGGCAATGCACGTGCACTTTTACACCTGATCAATTTTGACGAACCTTTTGGGCTTTCGGTGATCGAGGCGATGGCTTGTGGGACTCCCGTTATCGCCTCGCGACGTGGATCGATGCCTGAGCTGATCGATCATGGCGTCACCGGTTTTCTGGTCAACAGCGTTGAAGAAGCAAGCCAGGCGATCGAGCGTATCGACGAGATCGATCGTAGCCGCGTTCGCCAGGCCGTAGCGGAACGATTCACAATCGATCGGATGGCCGATGAGTATCTGGCCCTCTATCATCGCATCCTTGGTGATTGAAATTGGCTGTGCTAGGTGTCGGTTTCCACGGCAATCTTCGCTGTACCAGGCACGTGAACTCGCTTTGCAGCAAAAAACTTGATGTAAAAATCAACGTTGGCCGGCCGAAATCGGTTGGTTGAATTGGTTGCGCCGTCTATCCTTGATCCCCTGCGAGCTCGGTGTCGTCCGCCCTGAGAGTCGCTCGATTGGAAGGGCGACGGGAACGCATCAACGCCTCAACTTCTATTTCCGACCATTTCGATCTAAGGAGCGTTCATTGATACGTATGTCTGGTTGCCTGATGATGCTTGGCATGATTTCGGGATCCCTGCTCGCTGCGGATTGGGATCCCAATGACGATACCTTTGACCCGAGCATCCAATCGGTTGTCGTTGGAGACGCAAGCTGGATAGGCGATCCATCTCCGTTCGTCCATTTGGGGCTACCGCGAACCGGCTACACCTATGTCAACGCGACTCATTGGGACGGTTTTGATCCTTCGGTCCAACTCTCTTTGATGGTTCCGCTCAAGGCTGGTGAAACAACCCCGCAGGCTGGCGGAATGTTGATGATGAACAAGGTCCAGACAATCGAACTGATCAAACTCTTCGAGACGGGGTTGAGAGCCGATTCAAAGCAAGAGCCCATCCAAATCAAAACGGCGATGAAGGACGTGAATTGGTCAATGGCGATTGCAACTGACGAAGGGCAGCGATTTATTCAATTGCAGAACAAGACCAACGACAAAGTCGACACCTATCGCTTCTCGATCAACGCATCCAAAAAGCTGCTTGGAGCCATTCGACACTCGCTCCAAAAGCTGGAGTCGACCACCGGTAAGTAGCGTTCCACGGAACGGGCTAAATGGAACGACGTGAGTACGATGTGCCAGGCTGATACACTCCGGTTCTGCACAAAATGGACGGATGCCCCCTATTTCAAATCGACGCCGACGACGAAACCGATGAGCGGGTGCGAGGTCCACTTTGTTAAGTTTGCTCAAGCATCGACGATCGATACTTCACCTCGGCCGAGATGTCCGGTTACCGCGATGGCGGCGGATAACATCGTCAAACCGCGGCAAACGCAAACCGGCGTGATCGTTGCCTACACCGATGCAGAGCGACTCGTTTTCATGGAGTCAATATCCTCAAAGACCTGATCGAGTTCGTGTTTGAACAGATCGCCGATCAGCAGATCGGTAACGTTCCCTCTGTGATTGGGGAACCGGCGAATGAACTCACCGAAGTTGAACCCATCGTAGTATTCGCACACCAATCGTCGCATTCGGTTCATCCCTTCGACGTATCCGGGCTCCCACTTGCCTAATTGGGTTCGAGACGTGTCTCCGATTTGCAAGCCCTCAATAATGGCGTCGGCGGCAAGTTCACCTGATTTCAACGCCAGCAGCACCCCCGACGAGTACAGCGGGTCAAGGAAGCCGAACGCATCACCGACCAACACCCAACCATCACCCGCCGCTTGGCTAGCACGATAGGTGTAATCCTTCGTCGCCTTGACTGGGGCAATTTGTTCCCCGATTGAGACTCGCTCTTTTACGGCTGGACAATTTTCCATCTCATCAAAATAGGTAGCTTCGTGATTCGTTCGCCCGTTGAATAAATACTCGAAATCGGCGACCACGCCGACGCTTACAATATTGTCGTGCATCGGGATGTACCAGAACCATCCTTGCTTATCGCGCAAGCTGAGAACAACGGTCGCACCTTCATCTTTCCCTTGATCTCGATAGGCTCCTTTGAAATACGTCCAAAGTGCTCCTTTGTTTAGTGAGGGATCGGGCACCTTCAGCTTGAATTTGTTGACCAGCATTGAACTCTGGCCACTCGCATCGACGACGACACTGGCCCGGATCTCTTTCGGATTTCCGGCCTCATCTTTCACCCGCACTCCCACTGCACGATCCCCCTCGAAAATCACATCCAGGACTCGCACTCCCTCGTGAACATCGACACCGTGTTCCTCGGCGTTCTTCAACATCATCACATCGAATTCGCTCCGTTGAATCTGCCAAGTTTGTGAGCACTCGTGCGGCTTATTGTCGTGGAAGTAAAATGGAGCGGAATGTTTGCCCGATGGACTTACAAACTGGACGCTGAACTTTTTGACGAAATGGCTCGACTTCATCTTCTCAAGCATCCCCAACCGCTTCAACACCCAGTACGTTTCGGGAATGAGTGACTCGCCAATATGGTAGCGGGGGAAATGTTCACGCTCCAACAGGGTGACGCGATAGCCTTGTTGGGCAATCAACGTCGAGACAGTGGCCCCGGCGGGTCCGCCACCGATCACGACAACATGGGGAGATGGTTGATCTGCCATTTTGCGAGTTCCTAAGGATGCAGTGGAGCGTAACGCGTCGACGAATTCATTCATCGACGAAAGAAAGATTGTCTGAATTCTCGTGCGGTTGACGAGCTTGTTTAAGCAATGCCACTAACTGACTTAACGCTTTCTTGTTCATGTGTCCAAGCTGCTGTTGGTGACATTCCTGAACCGATGCGTGAATGTCGTCGAGCAGTTTTATGCCTCCCGCAGTGATGCGTACGGCAACCACCCGCCGATTTTCGGGTCGCCGTTCCCGACGAAGCAGGCCTTGCTTCTCTAAGCGATCGAGCAGCCGAGTCATATCGGGGGCGCGAGAGATTAGCCGACCGCCCAACATCAACGTTGGCATCGAATCGGGGTGAACGGATCGCAACAATCGCAGGGTGTTGTACTGCTGGGCAGACAAACCGACTTGCCCAAAGACATCCTCCTCCAACGACTTGAGACGGTCGTAGGTCTGCCACAAGTTCAGGTAAGCCTCTTGTTGCAGGGAATCAAAGCGTGGTTTGGATTTTACCGCAGTCGATTTGCTCATCCCCCCTTGATACACGTCGCAACAACTGTCGTCAAGACAACGGTTGTGTGAACGAGCTGTTTCGCGTGGTTTTAGCCGCAGAGCGTTTCCGTGCCCAGCGGATTCCCCGTCGATCAGCCCATCCGAGGTGGCTCGGATAACAGCAATTTCTGGCCTTTAGTTTCGACCGCAAAACCGGGTCCTGCTGCTCGAGCACATGCGGCCGCAATCGCTGCACGGAGCGTTAACAACTCGTGCCGACTCTTGGGATTGCGATTTAAAATTGATTGACCATCATTTCCAGGTTCGCTCGCCCCTCACGCATTTCGTTGCCTGCCGACACATTCGCCGCAAGCGCTGTGATAAAATCCCGTCGTTGCAAGAGGCTGCGTACTCCCCACCCCGTATCGTCCTAGCTGAATCTCTCGCAAAGACTGGAGCCCTGTCCCCATGTTGAACCAACCCTCCCGCCGTGACTTCCTGAAGACTTGCGGCACCGCAGCGGCGGCGGCGACCACGGTCGTTACCTCATCGGCTTTCTCTGGCAACGGCAATGATCCCTCGCCACAGAAACGTTGGTTCAAAGGTAACCTGCATATGCATAATCAGTGGTCCGATGGCAAGCCGCTTGCGCCTTGGGCCATTGATTGGTACAAGACTCACGGCTACGACTTTATCTGTCCAACGGATCATAATATCTTCCAGTCAGACGAACTGCGTTTCCATGGCTTTGGGTTTAACAACGAGCCCGCGGACTTGGCTGCTTTCAAGGACGAGACTTCCTTATGGAAAGTCATCTCGCCGGTCGAGGGTTGGCCAAAGTTGACGCAGCGATACGTCGATGAAACGATCGAGAGGTTTGGCAAGGATGCGGCTCGCACGATCACCGTTGGCGACCATACCTACGTTCGAATGACGACGTTTGCAGAGCTGGAGAAACAGTTCGTCGAGGCGGGCAAGTTTTTGATGATACCGGGATATGAACAAACCGGCGGCTGCAATAACGGTCAACAAGTTCACATGAATTTTATTAACGTCCGCGAGGTCTTTCCTTACATTGCAGCAGAGACACCGAAAGAGATTTTTGAACGAACGTTCATCAAGGGGACGGAGGTCTACCGCGGGCAAGACTATTTATTCATCGCGGATCATCCTTTGTGGCGATACTATGATTTTTCGCCAAAGGATTTGATCGCGCAACCGCGGATACGGTTGTTCGAATTGAACAACAACAGCATTGATGGCCGCTATGATGCACATCCGGAGGGCTGGAAACCCGAGAAACTTTGGGATGTTGTCAATGCGCATCGAGCGGCTCACGACCAACCGCTGTTGCTGGGCATAGGCTCGGATGACCGCCACGACTACACCTCGGAC
It contains:
- a CDS encoding alpha-amylase family glycosyl hydrolase; the encoded protein is MDCQSQKSPPWWETGVIYQIYPRSFQDSDGDGVGDLAGIESRLDYLVDLGVDAIWLSPIFPSPMADFGYDVADYCDIDPMFGDLAGFDRLLEAVHTRGLKLLLDFVPNHTSDQHPWFIESRASRENPKRDWYIWRDPAPGGGPPNNWISDFGGSSWEWDAMTGQYYLHAFLKEQPDLNWRHPELREAMMGVLRFWFDRGVDGFRMDVLWHIIKDAALRDNPINPDWTPNRTQRDRLIQLHSTDQPAAHEIAAEFRALADHYGDRVLIGEISLPNDRLARWYGTPDRPQVHVPVNFHLIEHAWNAESLRHMIADYEASLPAFGWPNWVVGSHDAKRIAARVGEAQARVAAMLLLTLRGTPTMYQGDEIGIGEVPIPRDRVRDPQDLRQPDIGIGRDRSRTPMPWDDSDYAGFSKVDPWLPLNEDWPIRNVTTQHQDCNSLLSLYRTLLSLRRRHAALSIGALVLVDSAEDVLAFERHHDDERLRIALNLGNHARPLPRFASLPTDAHPAEVLCSTLGEPHSAFRPWDGVLAPNEGLIMR
- a CDS encoding MarR family winged helix-turn-helix transcriptional regulator — protein: MSKSTAVKSKPRFDSLQQEAYLNLWQTYDRLKSLEEDVFGQVGLSAQQYNTLRLLRSVHPDSMPTLMLGGRLISRAPDMTRLLDRLEKQGLLRRERRPENRRVVAVRITAGGIKLLDDIHASVQECHQQQLGHMNKKALSQLVALLKQARQPHENSDNLSFVDE
- a CDS encoding NAD(P)/FAD-dependent oxidoreductase translates to MADQPSPHVVVIGGGPAGATVSTLIAQQGYRVTLLEREHFPRYHIGESLIPETYWVLKRLGMLEKMKSSHFVKKFSVQFVSPSGKHSAPFYFHDNKPHECSQTWQIQRSEFDVMMLKNAEEHGVDVHEGVRVLDVIFEGDRAVGVRVKDEAGNPKEIRASVVVDASGQSSMLVNKFKLKVPDPSLNKGALWTYFKGAYRDQGKDEGATVVLSLRDKQGWFWYIPMHDNIVSVGVVADFEYLFNGRTNHEATYFDEMENCPAVKERVSIGEQIAPVKATKDYTYRASQAAGDGWVLVGDAFGFLDPLYSSGVLLALKSGELAADAIIEGLQIGDTSRTQLGKWEPGYVEGMNRMRRLVCEYYDGFNFGEFIRRFPNHRGNVTDLLIGDLFKHELDQVFEDIDSMKTSRSASV
- a CDS encoding glycoside hydrolase family 130 protein, whose product is MHIKRTGIVLSPNKQRVVLRPFQPPGDDRVLRVIARVCTLSEHEVDTLLAKVLEEFHGRHQKPKAFFERRFRDLRHHLLTDTPLTENRRLLLGAYFTQEYALESAALFNPSLVWHPDQTNLPPGSRRFAMSLRAVGEGHISSIVFRSGTISRDVQITVDEPVRFVTTPRFVPDSSYENDLFRRKLIELGLGTPFTYEVLSELPTEFTLDQLETQLKSSLREHRSHHDELAPLVEQVVMLAKSNYEIQYTPDHDLSERLVFPFSPTESNGIEDARFVHFQHDDGSSRYYATYSAYDGRMVLPQLLETKDFLRFKMHTLNGPAVSNKGMALFPRKINGHYAMLGRQDGEHLHLMYSDMLYFWHTSELIIKPTNPWEYVQMGNCGSPIETDAGWLVLTHGVGAMRKYCIGAVLLDLEDPSKILARLHEPLITSNEVEREGYVPNVVYSCGAIVYENHLVIPYAMSDYATTFGTIELNKLMSLMS
- a CDS encoding twin-arginine translocation signal domain-containing protein, producing MLNQPSRRDFLKTCGTAAAAATTVVTSSAFSGNGNDPSPQKRWFKGNLHMHNQWSDGKPLAPWAIDWYKTHGYDFICPTDHNIFQSDELRFHGFGFNNEPADLAAFKDETSLWKVISPVEGWPKLTQRYVDETIERFGKDAARTITVGDHTYVRMTTFAELEKQFVEAGKFLMIPGYEQTGGCNNGQQVHMNFINVREVFPYIAAETPKEIFERTFIKGTEVYRGQDYLFIADHPLWRYYDFSPKDLIAQPRIRLFELNNNSIDGRYDAHPEGWKPEKLWDVVNAHRAAHDQPLLLGIGSDDRHDYTSDAKAWSVVRAESLAVTDLLAAIREGDFYASNGLDFEQIQFDGKTLSVKINVQEEAQYRIEFIGTKKDYDRSSQVVTVEKGARNPARKIDVFSDSIGIVLDAVEGTEGSYTLKPEDLYVRAKIVKVGSEQHADWQSHPAAWTQPYR
- a CDS encoding glycosyltransferase family 4 protein — encoded protein: MRIAMLAPIAWRTPPRAYGPWELVTSMLTEALVKRGVDVTLFATLDSETTGTLDGVVPAPYGDDASIDAKVWEFRHLAHLFEQADRFDLIHNQADFPAHAFARLIDTPMVTTIHGFSSDRILPMYREYQNEVHYVAISDADRQPNLRYAATIHHGIPLDDFPFNPNANDDLLFFGRIHPDKGAAEAIAVARGSGRHLHIYGIVQDNAYYQTQVVPADDGVYATYHGVVGGTNRLNALGNARALLHLINFDEPFGLSVIEAMACGTPVIASRRGSMPELIDHGVTGFLVNSVEEASQAIERIDEIDRSRVRQAVAERFTIDRMADEYLALYHRILGD